From Oryzias latipes chromosome 3, ASM223467v1:
AGTCGAGGTCGCAGTTCAGCCACATAAAAAATTTCTATTAGGGAGCTGAGGCTGCAGAATGTACTGGCTGAAAAATGGGCCATGCCTTATCAGGGCAGCTGTGGCAGGTTGCCGTGGAGACGATCATGGCACCCATCAGCCACTGCATCAttaagtcagactacaatcttTCTGTAATTGCAGCTAATGTGACATCGATTATTCATGCTTGGAAACAAAAGTgtaggaatctttttttttttttttttacctttgggAAATTGTAACTGCATGCACACAAActtccatttttctttcctcctAATTTTGTCTGTTTATGAAATATTGAATTTAGAATTTATCTGTAAGTGGCTTTAATCCACAGTTCGTTAAACTTCAAATTGTTGAAATGAGGTTAAAGTTtatatatgaagaaaaatccACATCCAAAACATGTGTGCTGCATTTCTTTGGTGGCTAGTGAAACCTGTGCGTTATGTATCTTTCAGTTAGAAATTCTGTATAGGTAaatgtttggactttttttgttttttatgaatgcattttatagttgttggtttattttttttttatttcatgtgcgtttggtttatttttctgttgtttacgCTTTTTCCTGTGCATTTGCAGAGCTTTGGTCGGATTTATTggctaaaggttttttttggtcGTTCTCCAAGTAATACGTCTCTGTTGGAATTTGTGGTTTTATCGCCTTTTATTCCAAATATACCAAAACTGTTGAATGTTTGAGGAGATTTTCCAGATGAATGAGCTGTGTGTGACTTGTTTTCCCCTACAGGTTCATGAACCACATGAAACACCACCTGGAGCTGGAGAAGCAGAACAGCGAGAGCTGGGAAAGCCACACCACCTGTCACCACTGCTATCGGCAGTACATGACTCCATTTCAGCTGCAGTGCCACATAGAGAGCGCTCATAGTCCTATCGAATCATCAAGTAAAACCATCATCAGTTCAGCTTAAATTTATTATTTCTTAGccgtcattttttattttcctattttttttttttttttttgcagccaaCTGCAAGATATGCGAGTTAGCGTTTGAGTCTGAGCAGGTCCTCCTGGAACATATGAAGGCAAACCACAAGCCAGGGGAAATGCCTTATGTCTGCCAGGTCTACAACCTATTATTGCCAACTTTTGTTCTATTTAGAATCTCAAGGAAATGTTGCTGACATTGTTTTTTGCTGATTCCACAGGTTTGCAATTACAGGTCCTCGTTCTTTTCCGACCTGGAGGCACATTTCCGGAGCGTCCATGAAAACACAAAGGACCTCCTCTGTCCCTTCTGTCTCAAAGTTCTCCGGACCAGTCACATTTTCATGCAACATTACATGAAACATCAGGTATGATGTTTGCAACGCGTTCTAATGAAATTTAGCTTCATGTTGCATGTTCTATTGAAGTGAATATGTGGTGGTCAAACCAAACAAAGCTTCTTGCTTTTACTTTTCACAGTTTGCTGATTAATTTTTAGCACTTTTAGAATAtcctttatatctaaaatggcTATCAGATTTGTTACCGGTGaattctgtttccttttttacagaGAAAAGGGATCTATCGCTGTGGAAAATGCAGACTGAACTTCCTTACCTACAAGGAAAAAGTGGACCACAGGACTCATGTCCACAAAACCTTCAGGAAACCTAAAGCGCTTGAAGGGCTTCCCCCTGGGACAAAGGTCAGACCCATGTGAAACTGTCAAGAGTTTACCCATCAGTTTAGGGGTGATGGTAACAATCTTGTGAATGTTATGACGTTCTCCTTGCAGGTGACCATTCGAGCCTCCCTGACAGGAAAAGAAAGCACGCCTGTGATCCCAGCCTCCCCTAAACGCTCTGTTACTCCAGAATGTCGAAGTTCCTCTCCGTTCACATGTGAGCCTTCAAATAGTCTAACCAAGTTCAGACTAAACGACTCTGcagcacaaaaagcaaaaatgaatcaaaacaaGAAGAGACAGGAGCAGAACAAAAAGCAAGAGCGACGGAGCTTCAGACACAACCTGGAACTCAAACATCTGAGGTTTGCTTTTGCTTTCACGCAATACTTTAAAACAGACGGATTTATCTGAATATTCTGtctcaacacttttttttttcagtgtcaaGACGGGACGCTACATATGCATTGAGTGCAACTCTGTAGTAGACGACTTCTTCGTGCATTTCCCATTGCTTTCCAATTGCGGTGCCTGCAAGTACCGAACAAGCTGCAAAAGCTCCATTGAGAATCACATGATTAAGTAAGTAATCCCTGATTTTAGGCCTGGGCGATAAATCGATCAAATGAATTAATTCgaattttttgttacgggctatttcaaaaataactaaatcgagtttttATGTGGCGCATTTTgggctccccagagcttccgtagcgttAGTATCACACGGCGACAAGCGACAATCGACGCACGAAGCAGCTAGCGACAGCATGGCTAACGGTGAAAGTGGGAAGTTTGTTgccaagaaaggaataaaatcatctgttgtttggaactggtctGGGTTTACTGCCACAGACGTGCAGGAagagacccccaccccccccccccacccccccacgcTGCCTAAAGCCATTTGGAGTCAAAGGCTCTCACGCGCGCTCGCGTGGCACGCGCTCAGTCCTCTTAAACACGCACGCGGCCTGACACAGACACatatactcattctacaacacctgtatagttagttcattagttagttgttactgttatttgttaataaagaatactgcgttgtaattattacttgtaccCATATATGCATTCGCGACGCGGCCGCCGTGGATTTTGTTTTCGGAGGACGCAGccgtgagggggggggggggggggtctgatcgcgactcttgctgcttcatcatcatctctgtggagaagacggggtttcttaatttaattaaaaccttagagCCCACATATGAGCtttattgttaatcctttagaaaaggGTGCTACtgtcaaggtgaatgtttgtctccttttagttcTAGACTAAAAGGACGCACTTTATAGTCTAGCTACAAAGTGCGActcaaaacacagctgggactttaagtaaagaagtaacctttttattttggagaagtgaaaacaagtttagaataacgaaattagacaaaaacaagacaaaagttatataaaacaggacaaaattatttaaacacaaGACCAAAAAGGGagtaagaagaaaaatcttatacttaactttgattccaagagcgtgttcatttatttattattcatcccagaaatgggcgttacatttgtcttgggtttgattaaataaaagcaacatttgcttGAACttgtctgccgtttgtacttattgctttccttaagtcggggggggggggaaatcggaaatcgaatttaaaaaaataaaataggccatatcgcccagccctacctGATTTCTGTCTGTGctcaacagaaaaagttgtcttactaactttttttcctttttttcccctataaGATATCATAGCACCTTCAGGAAACGCAGagttttgaaaagaaatcaaaaaaccAACGTATCTTCGTTAAAGTAAGTCGGGTTACAAAAATTCAATTGGAGTCCAAGTGTTTGGAGaccaaacatgtttgtttgtttcaggcttccactcGTCTGCCTCACCTGTGACCTACTTGTTGACAGTGACTTGATGACCAAACATTTAGTCAAGCAACCTAATCACGTTTGCAAAGTTATTAAAGAgaaaggtaattttttttttttaacttttgtttcgGTTCTTCTTAAACGACATCTGAGCTAAGGGACTCGTATAGGAGTATTTTGTTATACAAATACTATTGAAGTTATTCCTTTGTGTTTAATCCAACAGATAGCAAAGCTGAAGACAAAGAATTGTGAGTAGAAATCCTGCTCATGTTTCACATAGTTCATCTTTATGTAAAACGCAATGGGAGCTGAAGAGCAACTTGTGCTTTGAATCTTTGCTCAGGTGTCTTATTTTGAGAGAGAAATTAGATTCtcttacaaaaaatatatatatataatttttttttttttttacattaaagacATGCTTATCTACAACTTTTCAACTttaccacttttttttcttcttatccataacaataaaataattattttgggtAGAACTTTGTTAATAAACATACATTAAGTTATTTCTGCACTCTTTGCTCATTAATATGCACTACCTGTTATATTTTAAGCTTATCTCACCATAATTGTCtctattaaaataataatgaaacgcaGCATCGTTAGGTGCAAAGCTATATTTTGATTCAGAAATAACATGTTGTTAGTTATTAAGATGCACTTcatggtgttttattttaatgccaATACTAATAAACAGCctaataaacataaatatttttatccTACTTTAGTTGAAAGGTGTTAATGCCTTTTATTGACATGCAACTTTTTCATGGTGCTATGttctttcttctgtttatttacGGTTTAAAAAACCATTATAATACTGTGCACTAATCCACTTGgcctcgtttttttttattaaagggcctatatcatgcaaaatgaactttttttaaattttgaaggTATTATAAGATaaatttttcatgaaaaacaaccccaaagccatattttgatccattcccGCATTTCTCTACATTCCTCTGAAAACCTGCTTTGTGAGCACCAGCCTCTCCCAATTCACGAAAACAAGTGGGTCCTCACacggtgatgtcacaaagtggggaacagccccttccaggaagagtctgcgctgccagcaccgcccccaggctaacacataCCCACTTTCTCTGCGGCAATAGCAATGATCGGCAGAATCACTCTCCTATTATATGcacaatctgcacatccatctttgaccaagtttggatgtttgttttcgtggacAAAGCGCAGacaagaaaagcatgatataggctctTTAACAGTCATTTGAGACCATTGCTTCTCTACAGACCCACATTTGTCCATCTGATCTGTTTCTAAACTGTCTCATCTAGACTGTAGTTACTGAGAATTATGTTCTCGttactgttttaaaacaaatttttatatAACAAAAGCAAATGGAACACATCAGCActagggaaagaaaaaaactgaagtaaCAGATTTACACTTATAGTTACAGAGTTTAACATGTGTCATGCAAATGCATGGTGTAATTAAATGTGGCATTTGACTTTATGTAGACCAGGTACAAAGTTTTCGTCAGCTCTGGTTGTTTCTCCTAAAAGTTTTGTGCTGTTACCAGaagtgtgttgtttttctaaagttGTTACATCACTGTTATAACATTTAGAAAGCCTGCGTGAAACAAGTTATGATTTCTGTTGCAATGTGttcattataaaaatatatcaagCTAAGATGCTTGCTCGAAGAGATTGCAGGAACAAATCTGTTTTGATAAAGTGGCTCCATAAATGGTAATCAGAAATGATGCAATTGTAACTTCTATCTTCTGTTTGACTCAGGAATCAACAGCAACCACTAGAAGTCCGACAGTCCTTGGCTATAGCGCCCCATCCAGGCTCAGAGGAAATGGACCAGAATAAAGAAGCTGAAAGTGTAACTAATGGTACTGATGACAAGCAACCAGAACTGGAACCAGAGCTGCCAGTAAATGATCAGCAAGAAGACCTGGTGGCAGTGAATCAGACTGATGGCACAGCTGAATCGAACAACTCCCATCAGTTGACTTCAACTGTCTGTACTTCGGATGGGAATTTAGACGTTTGTCAGGAGTCTGCGAATCCCTCCCAATGTATCACTGTTCAAGACCAGATTCCTGTCTTAAAGGGTTCATCTGATCATATAACTGAGGACAAAACAACATGAATCAAAGAGGATTTGGACATTTTAAGCTTCATAGCTTAAAGGCTTTTTTATTGCTGTGTATTTGAGTTAGTCGTTTTAATTGAGGAAAACGAGGCTTTTCCTTACACTACTTTCCTTATTAACCTAAAACAGTTCTTCATATAATGGTTTCAATGgtgatttttgtcatttttttttaaaaaacaaaaatgcaatggGAACCCAGTCATGTCTGTCACCAACCCTGTAGTTTAATTGTGTCACCAGTAATCATCTCATACATTCTTAACTGATGTTTACGATTCTTTGCAGACAATTTCAGGCATGTTTTACTTCACTAGTGATGTATTTCATGTGTACCTTTAAATCATTAATACCAACTCACAGGTCGCCAGTGTCCAAGGTTGTTAAGTTTAGATGCTTTTAAATGGTGGCAAAAGGCACACGCTTTTCTTGCATGTTACCTTATTTCTCAAGGCAACAGGTGTATCTTAAAACGACAATAGGGGGAAAAAGTAAAGTCCCTATTTTAGGAAATGTTTAATTAAATTCATCAGGTTCATCGAGTCTTAGTTCTATGCTTGCACCGACTAATGGAAACTCTTCAGTTGTGGGGAAAATATTTGCAATTATGCATTTATTGTGACTCAGAAATGTCAAATCACCTAACTGCTTTTTATAAGGCTTGTAGTTTGTGTGTATTGAGTAgcttttaagtttgaaagtgtttttttttttaagtgattcCTTAAACAAAAAGTGGTCTTGAAGAGGCGCATTAGACTGTATTCAAGAATAGCATTTTCTTGCtatatatgtaaataaataaataaaacgattGGGTCctactttgaaatattttcctCTTAAGTTATGCTGGTTttaatcttcttctttctctttcggcttttcccatcaggggtcgccacagcgaatcatcgttttccacctcactctgtcatggacatcttctaccctaacattagccaacttcatgtcctctgttaagacatccatatatctcctctttggccgttctcttgccctcctgccaggcagctccatctccaacatccttctacaaatatatccactatccctcctctgaacatgtccaaaccatctcagtctggcttctctgactttgtcgctaacacaggcaacatgagccgtccctctgatgtactcgttccttatcctgtccaacctggtcactcctaaggagaacctcaacatcttcatctccgctacctccatatcagcctcttgtctctgtctcactgctaccgtctctaacccatagagcagagctggtctcaccactgtcttgtacacctttcctttgagtcttgctgacactcttctgtcacacaacactcctgacactttcctccaaccgctccaacctgcctgcactcgcctcttcacctcttttccacactctccatcacactgaactgttgaccccaagtacttaaactcctgcaccttcttcacctcagtcccctgtaacctaacgcttctaccttgatccctctcgttcagacacatgtatgctgtcttactacgactgaccttcatgcctcttctttccagagcaaacctccacctctctagctgttcctccacctgctctctactctcactgcaaattacgatgtcatccgcaaacatcattgtccagggagattcctgtcttacctcgtctgtcagcctgtccatcagcatagcaaacaaaaaaggactcaaagctgatccttggtgtagtcccacctccaccttgaactcctctgacctacagcacatctcaccaccgtcatacttctctcatacatgtcctgaactactctgacatacttctctgccactccagatgacctcatacagtaccacagctcctccctcggcaccctgtcatacgccttctctaaatctacgaacacacaatgcagctccttctgaccatctctgtacttttccatcaacattctcaaagcaaaaatggcatcagtggtgctcttacggggcatgaaaccatactgctgctcacaaatctccaccttcttcctaagcctggcttccattACTCTTtctcacagcttcattgtgtggctcatcaactttattcctctatagttgctgcagttctgcgtgtcacccttgttcttaaagatcgggaccagaacgcttctcctccattcctcaggcatcttctcactctctagaatcctattgaacaaccttgttagaaattccactgctgtctctcctaagcacttccatacctccacaggtaggtcatcaggaccaacggcctttccgctcttcatccttttcagagccttcctaacctcatcctttccaatctctgctacttcctgctccacaacaaccacatcttcctcccttctttccctgtcattttcctcgttcatcagctcctcaaaatactccttccatcttttctgtacactctcctgggttgttagcacctttccatctctgtccttaatcacccttatctgttgcacgtccttcccatctctgtctctctgtctggctagcctgtacaagtccttctctccttcctttgtgtctaacctgtcatatagctcatcgtaagctttctgtttcacctttgccacctctctcttcactctacgctgcgcttcattgtactcctgtctaccttcctcagtcctttctacatcccacttccttttagccaacctcttcctctggacgcattcctgtacttcctcattccaccaccaagtctttttaccgtctttcctctttccagatgacacacctagcaccttcctacctgtttccctgataatttctgctgtagtttcccagtcatctggaagctcatcctgaccaccctcacaagtttcttcattctgtagcttccaccacttggtcttcttttctgttttccctctcttcttcttcc
This genomic window contains:
- the znf280d gene encoding zinc finger protein 280D isoform X1; the protein is MSELFMECVEEELEPWQKQVPQVNLIEDDDDDDEPIFVGVISNNQKDSKPNSAPLQKRSTAKPEVKCLPAVGPSPIVLPLSVPVTAVNSTPLSLTTVTPQPVIVNNQGFIVTSPQLAKNNEFIATLGAQYPPGTSFTIVPAGQQQIFQQISAGTPIASVIHRPQVQQIRNNIVTLANVQNPAVYTSQTNQPISKLPNSVQTAVVAVRDNCNNKDQTSLKRGLTSLEVDNMAKKVKLDSSPAKVMVRMENGILKRKCSKCLEDLSEEAQKYHLQQCRGNVGNAAASTTSTGGNKLIMLVADFYYGNFEGDLQKRDAQKTNNTFKCQSCLKVLKNNIRFMNHMKHHLELEKQNSESWESHTTCHHCYRQYMTPFQLQCHIESAHSPIESSTNCKICELAFESEQVLLEHMKANHKPGEMPYVCQVCNYRSSFFSDLEAHFRSVHENTKDLLCPFCLKVLRTSHIFMQHYMKHQRKGIYRCGKCRLNFLTYKEKVDHRTHVHKTFRKPKALEGLPPGTKVTIRASLTGKESTPVIPASPKRSVTPECRSSSPFTCEPSNSLTKFRLNDSAAQKAKMNQNKKRQEQNKKQERRSFRHNLELKHLSVKTGRYICIECNSVVDDFFVHFPLLSNCGACKYRTSCKSSIENHMIKYHSTFRKRRVLKRNQKTNVSSLKLPLVCLTCDLLVDSDLMTKHLVKQPNHVCKVIKEKDSKAEDKELNQQQPLEVRQSLAIAPHPGSEEMDQNKEAESVTNGTDDKQPELEPELPVNDQQEDLVAVNQTDGTAESNNSHQLTSTVCTSDGNLDVCQESANPSQCITVQDQIPVLKGSSDHITEDKTT
- the znf280d gene encoding zinc finger protein 280D isoform X2, which produces MSELFMECVEEELEPWQKQVPQVNLIEDDDDDDEPIFVGVISNNQKDSKPNSAPLQKRSTAKPEVKCLPAVGPSPIVLPLSVPVTAVNSTPLSLTTVTPQPVIVNNQGFIVTSPQLAKNNEFIATLGAQYPPGTSFTIVPAGQQQIFQQISAGTPIASVIHRPQVQQIRNNIVTLANVQNPAVYTSQTNQPISKLPNSVQTAVVAVRDNCNNKDQTSLKRGLTSLEVDNMAKKVKLDSSPAKVMVRMENGILKRKCSKCLEDLSEEAQKYHLQQCRGNVGNAAASTTSTGGNKLIMLVADFYYGNFEGDLQKRDAQKTNNTFKCQSCLKVLKNNIRFMNHMKHHLELEKQNSESWESHTTCHHCYRQYMTPFQLQCHIESAHSPIESSTNCKICELAFESEQVLLEHMKANHKPGEMPYVCQVCNYRSSFFSDLEAHFRSVHENTKDLLCPFCLKVLRTSHIFMQHYMKHQRKGIYRCGKCRLNFLTYKEKVDHRTHVHKTFRKPKALEGLPPGTKVTIRASLTGKESTPVIPASPKRSVTPECRSSSPFTCEPSNSLTKFRLNDSAAQKAKMNQNKKRQEQNKKQERRSFRHNLELKHLSVKTGRYICIECNSVVDDFFVHFPLLSNCGACKYRTSCKSSIENHMIKYHSTFRKRRVLKRNQKTNVSSLKLPLVCLTCDLLVDSDLMTKHLVKQPNHVCKVIKEKGINSNH